From the genome of Nitrospira lenta, one region includes:
- a CDS encoding caspase family protein, which yields MPARPLRTPLPAILTMLFLIIGVGCASHLEFPPMGEPLHVSVKLEIPASIKTLRAEYTDGCGHLMQVPLGARLEEALVEGAYRTFKSVSYEGGGSKDAVPEAVVRVDLVNWSFKLQQDNLYDRVPANIQLNAIARVYDLTGKVLRESEVKVVRQERLRLEAAQRNCDYIIDPFIQDTSVDFASKVSMDVREAFGGKTQAAVTAATPAPLATPQPAAGLPTSRPQLPATTASASSSLRFKAMILDENGNLVLEGGERVRVRVDIVNVGMTAIQQAIVSLSGSQALITHFPSSVLPVPALQPGETKSIEFVATLPPSIQPQKAELHVTVEEPASHQAAPAQTLTVVMQATGIKTDDVDQIPVATTTFHQPNTYLLSIGIGSYRDPQVLPRKFASLDAEMVASYFQALGGVPSTNVRLLQDWKALRPDIDEALLDWLPPHMTKEAVVIVYFAGQAMVTHTGEVLLVPYEGSPTATSRLYPLKDLEAALTRLKAKQVILLFDGMVSRLHSDPKVKNLPPRWDSAGSSIIRIVSSDNLGKGLEDDTHRHGLMTYYLLRALRGESDSNRDGSVTLAETAAYVSQKVTWAAKTQFNSDQRPLIVPPLKQTDPSSALVLSKLAAIRGE from the coding sequence ATGCCAGCCAGACCGCTCAGGACACCGCTTCCAGCCATTCTGACGATGCTCTTCCTGATCATTGGAGTCGGCTGTGCGAGCCACTTGGAGTTTCCTCCGATGGGTGAGCCGCTGCACGTCTCGGTCAAGCTGGAAATTCCTGCTTCGATCAAAACGCTGCGGGCGGAATACACCGACGGATGCGGACACCTCATGCAAGTCCCGCTCGGAGCTCGCCTGGAAGAAGCCCTTGTGGAAGGCGCCTATCGAACATTCAAATCCGTTTCCTACGAAGGGGGCGGGAGCAAAGATGCGGTGCCGGAGGCCGTCGTCCGCGTGGATCTGGTGAATTGGTCATTCAAGCTTCAGCAGGACAACCTCTACGACCGCGTCCCGGCGAATATTCAATTGAATGCTATCGCACGGGTGTACGATCTCACCGGGAAGGTTCTGCGCGAATCCGAAGTGAAGGTCGTGCGCCAAGAGCGATTACGTCTAGAGGCCGCCCAACGCAACTGCGATTACATCATCGACCCGTTTATCCAGGACACCTCCGTCGATTTTGCCTCCAAAGTTTCGATGGATGTCCGAGAAGCCTTTGGGGGAAAAACGCAGGCGGCTGTGACGGCGGCGACCCCAGCCCCGCTGGCAACGCCTCAACCAGCAGCAGGACTCCCGACAAGCAGGCCGCAGCTTCCGGCGACAACGGCATCCGCCTCGTCTTCACTCCGCTTTAAAGCGATGATCCTTGATGAGAATGGGAACCTCGTCTTGGAAGGCGGTGAACGTGTCCGGGTCCGCGTTGATATTGTGAACGTCGGCATGACGGCGATTCAGCAGGCCATCGTCTCTCTTTCCGGCAGTCAGGCGCTCATTACGCATTTCCCGTCGTCCGTGCTGCCTGTCCCGGCGTTACAGCCGGGAGAGACTAAATCCATTGAGTTTGTCGCGACGCTACCGCCTTCAATCCAGCCGCAGAAAGCCGAGCTCCACGTCACCGTCGAAGAACCGGCCTCACACCAGGCAGCTCCGGCACAAACACTGACGGTCGTGATGCAGGCAACCGGCATTAAAACCGATGACGTAGACCAAATCCCCGTCGCCACCACAACGTTCCACCAACCCAACACCTATCTGCTCTCGATCGGAATCGGATCATACCGGGACCCGCAGGTTCTCCCACGAAAGTTTGCGTCACTCGATGCGGAGATGGTGGCCAGCTACTTCCAGGCACTGGGAGGAGTTCCTTCAACCAATGTCCGCCTGCTGCAAGACTGGAAAGCCTTGCGCCCGGATATCGATGAAGCCCTCCTGGACTGGCTCCCGCCGCACATGACCAAAGAGGCTGTGGTTATTGTGTACTTCGCCGGCCAAGCGATGGTAACCCATACGGGAGAAGTGCTCTTGGTTCCCTACGAAGGCAGCCCGACCGCCACATCGCGCCTCTATCCCCTGAAAGACCTTGAAGCGGCGCTGACGCGACTCAAAGCGAAACAAGTGATCCTGTTATTCGATGGAATGGTGTCGAGGCTTCATAGCGACCCCAAGGTAAAAAATCTCCCCCCTCGTTGGGACTCAGCGGGATCCTCGATCATCCGCATCGTCAGCAGCGACAACCTCGGCAAGGGTCTGGAAGACGATACCCACCGCCATGGACTGATGACGTACTACCTACTCCGCGCGCTGCGAGGGGAGAGCGATTCAAACCGCGACGGGTCGGTGACCCTCGCGGAAACGGCCGCATACGTGAGCCAAAAAGTCACCTGGGCGGCGAAGACCCAATTTAATAGTGATCAACGTCCGCTCATCGTTCCGCCACTCAAACAAACGGATCCGTCGTCTGCGCTCGTGCTGAGCAAGCTCGCTGCGATTCGAGGCGAATAA
- a CDS encoding c-type cytochrome: MGYFSKFLGITAALMLMSVTVAGAAEKDPLKPRVPADQMSDAKAMKNPIASSPESIAKGKALFEGKGTCFNCHGKEGKGDGPAGAILDPSPRDFTNCKFHKKRKDGELFWVIKNGSQGTGMVSLIPAAINEEEAWNIINYERSFCKGE; the protein is encoded by the coding sequence ATGGGTTACTTCTCGAAGTTCTTGGGAATCACTGCAGCCCTGATGCTCATGTCTGTGACGGTGGCGGGAGCCGCGGAAAAAGATCCGCTGAAGCCCCGCGTCCCAGCCGATCAGATGAGCGATGCAAAGGCCATGAAGAATCCGATTGCCTCGAGTCCTGAGAGCATTGCCAAGGGCAAGGCGTTATTCGAGGGCAAGGGCACTTGCTTCAACTGTCATGGAAAAGAAGGCAAGGGCGATGGACCGGCCGGCGCGATTCTGGATCCGAGCCCCCGGGACTTCACCAATTGCAAGTTCCACAAGAAGCGGAAAGATGGCGAGCTGTTCTGGGTCATCAAGAACGGCAGCCAGGGCACCGGCATGGTCTCGTTGATTCCTGCCGCGATCAACGAAGAAGAAGCGTGGAACATCATCAACTACGAGCGGAGCTTCTGCAAGGGCGAGTAG
- a CDS encoding helix-turn-helix domain-containing protein, giving the protein MESVGEFFRQVRETKGLTVDEVAAKTRIRSDFVKALEDGNFAKLPDQVFARGFVRSYARSLGLDEEDAIHRFVQSAGAFYEKQDERERLKVRQVEEERKRQANRKAVAVAIGIAVLTLIFLLSREQSSVLRRGTSELMSNKRGVPATKEAGDPSTHQDPEPIPIPAKSSDVVPPAPVKPVAESRATEPAGSHAPVVVAKPEADPVSTASPGTDGPLGSLAIEGAGPASDGQLALDLEANELSWVVVQIDNGSPQEALLRPGEKAHWKGQDQFILTLGNAGGVKAELNGKPLKPFGPSGKVARDVVIKR; this is encoded by the coding sequence ATGGAATCGGTTGGCGAATTTTTTCGGCAGGTTCGTGAGACCAAGGGATTGACCGTCGACGAAGTGGCGGCGAAGACACGCATCCGGTCGGATTTTGTCAAGGCGTTGGAGGATGGAAATTTCGCCAAGTTGCCGGATCAGGTCTTTGCGAGAGGGTTTGTTCGATCCTACGCGCGTTCGCTTGGGCTCGACGAAGAGGACGCCATTCACCGGTTTGTCCAGTCAGCCGGGGCTTTTTATGAAAAACAGGATGAACGGGAACGACTGAAGGTTCGGCAGGTTGAGGAAGAGCGTAAGCGCCAAGCCAACCGGAAAGCGGTCGCGGTGGCGATCGGGATTGCGGTGTTGACGCTCATTTTTCTTTTGAGCCGAGAGCAGTCGTCGGTTTTGCGGCGCGGTACATCTGAGTTGATGTCGAATAAGCGCGGCGTTCCGGCGACGAAAGAAGCCGGTGATCCCAGCACCCATCAGGATCCGGAGCCGATTCCTATCCCAGCGAAGTCCAGCGACGTCGTGCCTCCCGCCCCTGTGAAGCCTGTGGCGGAGAGCCGTGCCACTGAGCCGGCCGGGAGCCATGCTCCGGTGGTTGTCGCAAAACCAGAGGCTGACCCTGTGTCGACGGCGTCGCCTGGCACGGATGGTCCGCTTGGTAGCCTCGCAATCGAAGGGGCCGGGCCGGCTTCGGATGGACAATTAGCGCTGGATCTTGAGGCCAACGAATTGAGTTGGGTGGTGGTTCAGATCGACAACGGCAGTCCACAGGAGGCGTTACTTCGTCCGGGTGAAAAGGCTCATTGGAAAGGACAGGACCAGTTCATTCTGACGCTGGGGAATGCTGGCGGTGTGAAAGCTGAACTCAATGGAAAGCCACTGAAGCCATTTGGTCCGAGTGGGAAAGTCGCCCGTGATGTGGTGATCAAGCGGTAA
- a CDS encoding tetratricopeptide repeat protein, translating into MLDGEQGRGQGGRRVLQCGRSLLVGGCLFISACAATDEAIQKSQGHYQEGIATLSGDRQKAFVSFQKAVQLNPKNKEAHYGLGHVYAIQGKFTLAEEQFLAAIQIDDAYSEAHTYLGQVLASQGKWEEAIRSYRAALANPLYATPDLARFHLGRALIQQGDFQEAMESLEDAATANPASVPPALTLLELGRVYTKLGYTAKAREALGKVKTMDKGGEYAAAATELLARLK; encoded by the coding sequence ATGCTTGATGGGGAACAGGGCCGCGGGCAAGGGGGGAGGCGCGTGCTGCAGTGCGGGCGCAGCTTGCTTGTGGGAGGCTGTCTATTCATCAGCGCCTGTGCGGCCACGGATGAGGCGATTCAAAAATCGCAAGGCCATTACCAGGAAGGCATCGCGACGCTCAGCGGGGACCGGCAGAAAGCGTTTGTGTCGTTTCAAAAAGCGGTCCAGCTGAACCCGAAGAACAAAGAGGCGCACTATGGCCTGGGTCATGTTTATGCCATCCAGGGGAAATTCACCCTCGCAGAAGAACAGTTTCTGGCTGCTATCCAGATTGACGACGCCTATTCAGAAGCGCATACCTATCTGGGGCAAGTATTGGCCAGCCAGGGGAAGTGGGAAGAGGCGATCCGGTCTTACCGGGCCGCACTGGCTAATCCCCTCTACGCTACTCCGGACTTGGCGCGGTTTCATTTAGGCCGGGCCTTGATTCAACAGGGAGATTTCCAGGAGGCGATGGAGTCGTTGGAGGACGCCGCGACTGCAAATCCCGCCAGTGTGCCTCCGGCGTTGACCCTGCTCGAGTTGGGGCGGGTATATACCAAGTTGGGATATACCGCCAAGGCGCGAGAGGCTCTTGGCAAGGTGAAGACGATGGATAAGGGCGGCGAGTACGCCGCGGCAGCAACAGAACTTTTGGCTCGGTTAAAGTAG
- a CDS encoding PfkB family carbohydrate kinase — translation MGKLLVVGSVALDTVKTPFGEGADILGGSATYFSTSASFFTSVALIAVVGEDFPAQHIAFLKSRGIDLTGLEQRPGATFRWKGEYSYQLNEAKTLDTKLNVFETFRPKIPEAYRSPDVLFLGNIDPELQLDVLQKVERPGLVACDTMNFWINGKRDALWKVLEKIDILIINDGEARALGQDSNLVKVAKQILARGPKYLIIKRGEYGVLMFNGTQVFGAPAFPLEDVRDPTGAGDTFAGGFLGYLAATGNRSAETMKQAIIFGSVMASFTVESFSLDRLRILDYKEIQARFREFKRLTHFEDVS, via the coding sequence ATGGGGAAGCTGCTGGTGGTAGGGTCAGTTGCGCTCGACACGGTAAAGACACCGTTTGGAGAGGGGGCCGATATTCTCGGCGGGTCCGCAACGTATTTCTCGACGTCGGCCAGTTTTTTTACGTCGGTCGCGCTGATTGCTGTCGTGGGAGAGGATTTCCCCGCCCAGCACATTGCGTTTCTCAAGAGCCGCGGAATTGATCTGACGGGGCTGGAGCAGCGGCCTGGGGCGACGTTTCGGTGGAAGGGGGAATACTCGTATCAGCTGAATGAGGCGAAGACGCTCGACACGAAGCTGAACGTGTTTGAAACCTTCCGTCCCAAGATTCCCGAGGCGTACCGTTCCCCTGATGTGCTGTTCCTTGGCAACATCGATCCCGAGCTGCAACTTGACGTGTTGCAGAAGGTTGAGCGTCCCGGCCTGGTGGCCTGCGACACGATGAATTTCTGGATCAACGGGAAGCGCGATGCGTTGTGGAAGGTCTTAGAGAAAATCGATATCCTGATCATCAATGATGGTGAGGCCCGCGCATTGGGACAAGATTCCAATCTGGTGAAAGTGGCCAAGCAAATCCTGGCGCGGGGGCCCAAGTATCTCATCATCAAGCGGGGAGAGTACGGTGTATTGATGTTCAACGGAACCCAGGTGTTCGGCGCGCCGGCGTTCCCCCTAGAGGATGTGCGGGATCCCACCGGCGCCGGGGACACGTTTGCCGGCGGGTTTTTGGGCTATCTCGCTGCGACGGGAAATCGTTCTGCTGAGACCATGAAGCAAGCCATCATTTTCGGAAGTGTGATGGCGTCTTTTACGGTAGAATCCTTTAGTCTTGACCGGTTACGTATCCTGGATTACAAAGAGATTCAGGCGCGGTTCCGGGAATTCAAGCGATTGACCCATTTTGAGGATGTGTCGTAA
- the mtnP gene encoding S-methyl-5'-thioadenosine phosphorylase produces MARKSNGSQASIGVIGGSGLYDIEGLKGVRDVRIRTPFGAPSDAIRVGRLDGVSIAFLSRHGRGHRLNPGEINYRANIYALKSLGVQRVISVSAVGSMKERIEPGHVVIPDQFIDLTKRRASTFFEGGIVAHVAFGEPICSWMAQVLAVAGEGVGATLHRGGTYLCMEGPQFSTKAESRLYRQWGVDVIGMTNMPEAKLAREAELCYATMALATDYDCWHETEEAVTVEAILATLHKNVALAKQMLKAVMPAVADAPACLCHRALDNAIVTAPASITAAVRKKFGILTRRVFGTKKGAR; encoded by the coding sequence ATGGCACGTAAGAGCAACGGGTCACAGGCCTCAATAGGGGTTATCGGCGGGAGTGGGTTGTACGACATTGAGGGACTGAAAGGTGTGCGCGACGTACGGATCCGTACGCCGTTTGGTGCGCCGTCGGATGCGATTCGCGTGGGACGGCTGGATGGGGTGTCCATCGCGTTTCTCTCCCGGCATGGTCGAGGACATCGATTGAATCCCGGCGAAATCAACTATCGCGCAAATATCTACGCCCTGAAATCGTTGGGTGTGCAGCGAGTCATCTCGGTCAGCGCGGTCGGGAGTATGAAGGAGCGGATCGAGCCGGGCCACGTCGTGATTCCCGATCAGTTCATTGATCTCACAAAGCGTCGCGCCTCCACGTTTTTTGAGGGGGGCATTGTGGCGCATGTCGCCTTTGGCGAGCCGATTTGTTCCTGGATGGCCCAAGTCCTGGCGGTCGCAGGCGAAGGGGTTGGGGCAACGCTCCATCGCGGCGGCACGTATCTGTGCATGGAGGGGCCGCAGTTTTCGACCAAAGCGGAGTCGCGGCTGTATCGGCAATGGGGTGTGGATGTGATCGGGATGACCAATATGCCGGAGGCCAAGCTGGCGCGTGAAGCAGAGCTCTGTTACGCGACCATGGCGCTGGCCACGGACTATGATTGCTGGCATGAGACGGAGGAAGCCGTGACGGTGGAGGCGATCCTGGCCACGCTTCACAAGAATGTGGCTCTGGCAAAGCAGATGCTCAAGGCAGTGATGCCGGCTGTGGCCGATGCTCCGGCGTGTCTCTGCCATCGGGCATTGGACAATGCGATCGTGACCGCTCCAGCGAGTATCACCGCGGCTGTCCGGAAGAAGTTTGGGATTCTCACGCGGCGTGTCTTTGGGACAAAGAAAGGAGCGCGGTAA
- the miaA gene encoding tRNA (adenosine(37)-N6)-dimethylallyltransferase MiaA produces MLTQSDMMADTIRRHRPLIVLLGPTATGKSAVGVQVAQRYNTEILTADSRQVYRGMDIGTDKPSVQERQGIVHRLIDLVDPDEPYNAGRYQRDALDEIDRVIRAGRLPLVVGGTGLYIRTLIRGICEAPAADADIRLELMALVATQGREGLYAELVRVDPVTASRLHPNDESKVIRALEVYRLAGCSLASLHARHQLQAAAFPTLLIGLQRPKEHLHRRIEARIDWQLAHGMVEETRALLARGYSRALGSMKGLGYRHLAAQFAGEYDAIEMVRQFKQDTRQYAKRQMTWFRKEPGITWLMIDAQESTSQTADRVVELIEQFMASLGTRRAQPAS; encoded by the coding sequence ATGCTCACTCAATCCGATATGATGGCCGACACGATTCGCCGGCATCGCCCCCTCATCGTCTTGCTGGGGCCTACGGCCACGGGGAAGAGCGCGGTCGGGGTCCAGGTAGCCCAGCGCTACAACACGGAGATTTTGACGGCCGATTCCCGCCAGGTCTATCGCGGGATGGACATCGGGACGGATAAGCCGTCAGTGCAAGAGCGGCAAGGTATTGTGCACCGGCTCATCGATCTTGTGGATCCCGATGAGCCCTATAACGCCGGGCGCTATCAGCGGGATGCCTTGGATGAAATCGATCGAGTGATTCGGGCCGGCCGGCTTCCTCTGGTTGTCGGTGGTACCGGACTCTATATCCGCACGTTGATTCGGGGAATCTGCGAGGCGCCGGCGGCCGATGCGGACATCCGGCTGGAACTCATGGCGTTGGTGGCCACGCAGGGGCGCGAAGGCCTCTACGCCGAGCTTGTACGAGTGGATCCGGTCACCGCTTCACGGCTTCATCCCAACGATGAGTCAAAAGTGATCCGGGCTCTGGAGGTCTATCGCTTGGCCGGTTGTTCACTCGCTTCGTTGCACGCCCGTCATCAATTGCAAGCGGCGGCGTTTCCCACCTTGCTGATCGGGCTACAGCGTCCTAAAGAGCATCTCCATCGCCGGATCGAAGCCCGTATCGATTGGCAGCTGGCGCATGGCATGGTAGAAGAGACGCGGGCTCTTCTGGCGCGCGGGTATAGCCGTGCGCTGGGATCGATGAAGGGGCTGGGGTATCGGCACCTTGCCGCGCAATTCGCCGGCGAGTATGACGCGATCGAGATGGTGCGACAATTCAAACAGGACACCAGGCAGTATGCGAAGCGCCAGATGACCTGGTTTCGAAAGGAGCCGGGCATTACGTGGTTGATGATCGATGCGCAGGAGTCTACCAGTCAAACCGCCGATCGGGTCGTTGAGCTGATTGAGCAATTCATGGCATCGCTAGGCACACGGCGTGCTCAGCCTGCCTCGTGA
- the mutL gene encoding DNA mismatch repair endonuclease MutL translates to MLTTSSSRKIRILPGDVVSRIAAGEVIERPAAVVKELIENSLDAQSKTISVEIKDGGLASIRVTDDGEGMSRADAPHAFERHATSKLRSDQDLWSIRSMGFRGEALPSIASVSNVRLVTAMQSDSVGTELQMRGGAAPQILDASPIVGTRIEVTDLFHNQPARKKFLKSVPTESSHITRVVQQAALAWPGVHFKLICNGQETLNYPAVAMDRDRIGQVYPRFLLDQTVLVEAGQPGARITGVIVDPNHAKASRTPQELFVNRRPVRNAAVAHAMVEGYGSFLPKGQQPQFVIFLEIDPDRVDVNVHPSKREVRFAEQEAIHQLVRRAVRQALSRSEPAAGESFVPREPEEPVIGRGLSRTWFPAQAATPSDGTGQADPQAIGRLPTATDQLAFVNEAAEPYVRVPSSDVVVFGQLHHTYLVVQVGGALTILDQHTAHERVLFERLYRAWAARGMVSQPLLIPESVELSAPHAALLQRYQGELEKLGLELEPFGKSAVLVRSVPLGIGPINASAFLQDLLEDLSLWGQASSLEARVRPVLASLACHSAVRAGRSMGLPEIRQLTEDWLVEGKIQTCPHGRRTVFQLTGDELEKLFGRVGW, encoded by the coding sequence GTGCTGACCACCAGTTCGAGCCGAAAAATTCGCATCTTGCCGGGCGACGTCGTCAGCCGAATCGCCGCCGGCGAAGTGATCGAACGCCCTGCCGCCGTGGTCAAAGAGCTTATCGAGAACAGTCTGGATGCGCAGAGCAAGACCATTTCCGTCGAGATCAAGGACGGGGGCCTCGCGAGCATTCGCGTGACGGACGACGGCGAGGGTATGAGCCGGGCCGACGCGCCGCATGCCTTCGAACGTCATGCCACCAGCAAACTGAGATCCGATCAGGATTTATGGTCCATCCGCTCGATGGGATTTCGTGGGGAGGCCCTTCCCAGTATTGCCTCGGTCTCGAATGTGCGGCTCGTCACGGCCATGCAGTCGGATTCTGTGGGAACCGAGTTGCAGATGCGTGGCGGAGCGGCCCCGCAGATTCTTGATGCGTCTCCGATCGTCGGGACACGCATTGAGGTCACGGATCTTTTCCACAATCAGCCTGCCCGCAAAAAGTTTCTCAAATCTGTTCCGACGGAATCGTCCCACATCACGCGCGTCGTACAGCAGGCGGCGCTGGCCTGGCCTGGGGTGCATTTCAAATTGATCTGCAACGGGCAGGAGACGTTGAACTATCCCGCTGTGGCTATGGACCGGGACCGTATCGGCCAGGTCTATCCACGGTTCCTGCTCGATCAGACGGTATTGGTAGAAGCCGGACAGCCGGGAGCAAGGATTACCGGAGTGATCGTCGATCCGAATCACGCGAAGGCCTCGCGAACACCCCAAGAACTCTTCGTCAATCGCCGGCCGGTCCGGAATGCGGCCGTTGCCCATGCGATGGTCGAGGGCTATGGATCATTTCTTCCTAAGGGGCAGCAGCCTCAGTTCGTCATATTTTTAGAGATCGACCCGGATCGTGTGGATGTGAATGTACATCCCTCAAAGCGTGAAGTTCGCTTTGCGGAGCAGGAAGCGATCCATCAGTTGGTCCGCCGCGCTGTGCGACAGGCGCTCAGCCGAAGCGAGCCGGCCGCCGGCGAGTCCTTTGTTCCGCGAGAACCTGAAGAGCCGGTCATCGGCAGGGGATTATCGCGGACCTGGTTTCCTGCTCAAGCGGCGACGCCTTCGGATGGAACAGGTCAGGCAGACCCTCAGGCAATCGGCCGCCTTCCGACAGCAACCGATCAGCTCGCATTTGTAAATGAAGCGGCTGAACCGTATGTGCGGGTTCCTTCGTCGGATGTGGTGGTGTTCGGACAGCTGCACCACACGTATCTGGTTGTACAGGTGGGTGGTGCGTTGACTATCCTCGATCAGCATACGGCCCATGAGCGCGTCTTGTTTGAGCGATTATACAGGGCGTGGGCGGCTCGTGGAATGGTCTCGCAACCGTTGTTGATCCCGGAGTCGGTGGAACTATCCGCTCCTCATGCGGCCCTTCTGCAGCGCTACCAAGGTGAACTGGAGAAACTAGGTCTCGAGCTTGAGCCGTTCGGCAAGTCGGCCGTCCTTGTGCGGAGCGTGCCGCTCGGGATCGGTCCGATCAACGCCTCGGCCTTCCTGCAAGATTTGCTGGAGGATCTGAGTCTTTGGGGGCAAGCGTCGAGTCTCGAAGCGCGCGTGCGTCCTGTTCTAGCCTCGTTGGCCTGCCACAGTGCGGTGCGAGCCGGTCGGTCGATGGGCCTTCCGGAGATCCGGCAACTCACCGAGGATTGGCTTGTTGAAGGGAAGATCCAAACGTGCCCGCATGGCCGGCGGACAGTCTTTCAACTGACCGGGGACGAGCTTGAGAAGCTGTTTGGCCGGGTCGGGTGGTAG